From a single Coriobacteriia bacterium genomic region:
- a CDS encoding ABC-ATPase domain-containing protein codes for MRSAQDLRRQLAAIDGRGYPAYKGLRGAYDFGDYVLSIDHVQGDPFAAPSSVSVCLTHRQAGFPRALFDAPHRRVAFEDFLVRRFARQSARWSFRAQGSGKSGLIATSRPGPEVLERSACTCDERGITLRFSVGFPARGRTIDAKELGRVLCDFVPRCVDGALRCDREAGRAARDVADLADDQRFVRGELERRGLVCFVADGAILPRASGVSSAPLRGALPFRSPDELRVTLDLPHRGPTSGMGIRRGVTLVVGGGYHGKSTLLRAIEAGVYDHVAGDGRELVITDASAVKLRAEDGRCVHSVDISAFIDGLPDGRDTRRFSTQDASGSTSQAAGTVEAVEAGSRLLLFDEDTSATNFMVRDDLMAAVVSPDREPITPFVSRVRELYEVAGVSSVIVAGSSGAFFPVADTVIQMDAYEAHDITARVRETLGARGIELASGVREVGHDGSAAVEPREARPATTPFFGWPPRERWLRSVRAGGSSASVREPLTSQEADAEAVDARSGATRPHGRGARGGRSDRVKVRSGRDALQVGEGSADLRLVEQLVDAEQTAALAHMMRLCVERGWLDDLPIRELAERLSDEVADGGLVALCPHEPACGLAMPRFQEVCACLSRWRVRS; via the coding sequence ATGCGAAGCGCGCAGGATCTCCGTCGACAGCTGGCGGCTATCGACGGACGGGGCTACCCGGCCTATAAGGGCCTGCGCGGGGCCTACGACTTCGGCGACTACGTGCTGTCCATCGATCACGTGCAGGGTGATCCGTTTGCGGCGCCCTCGTCGGTGAGCGTGTGCCTGACGCATCGCCAGGCGGGCTTTCCACGGGCGCTGTTCGATGCGCCCCATCGTCGTGTCGCGTTCGAGGACTTTCTTGTGCGCCGCTTCGCCCGGCAGTCTGCCCGTTGGAGCTTCCGTGCCCAGGGTTCGGGCAAGAGCGGCCTCATCGCGACGAGCCGTCCCGGCCCCGAGGTTCTCGAGCGCTCGGCCTGCACATGCGACGAGCGTGGCATTACGCTGCGCTTCTCCGTGGGCTTCCCCGCGCGTGGCCGCACGATTGACGCCAAGGAGCTTGGCCGTGTGCTCTGCGACTTCGTGCCGCGCTGCGTCGACGGTGCACTGCGCTGCGACCGCGAGGCAGGGCGGGCGGCTCGCGACGTGGCGGACCTCGCCGACGACCAGCGCTTCGTGCGTGGGGAGCTCGAGCGCCGGGGCCTCGTGTGCTTCGTGGCCGACGGCGCAATCCTGCCGCGGGCGAGCGGCGTGTCGAGCGCGCCCCTGCGCGGCGCCCTGCCGTTCCGCTCGCCCGATGAGCTGCGCGTGACGCTCGACCTGCCCCATCGCGGCCCCACGAGCGGTATGGGCATACGTCGGGGCGTGACGCTCGTCGTGGGCGGTGGCTACCACGGCAAGTCGACGCTGCTGCGCGCCATCGAGGCCGGCGTGTACGACCACGTCGCTGGTGATGGGCGCGAGCTCGTCATCACGGACGCCTCGGCCGTGAAGCTGCGCGCCGAGGACGGACGCTGCGTGCACAGCGTTGACATCTCGGCGTTCATCGATGGCCTGCCTGACGGGCGCGACACACGGCGATTCTCCACGCAGGACGCGAGTGGTAGCACGTCGCAGGCTGCCGGGACGGTCGAGGCCGTCGAGGCGGGGAGTCGCCTACTGCTCTTCGACGAGGATACGTCGGCGACGAACTTCATGGTGCGCGACGACCTCATGGCAGCTGTCGTGAGCCCGGATCGCGAGCCCATCACGCCGTTCGTGTCCCGCGTGCGCGAGCTGTACGAGGTGGCGGGCGTCTCGTCGGTCATCGTGGCCGGTAGCTCGGGGGCATTCTTCCCTGTGGCGGACACTGTCATCCAGATGGACGCCTACGAGGCGCACGACATCACCGCCCGCGTGCGCGAGACGTTAGGCGCGCGAGGTATCGAGCTGGCTTCCGGAGTGCGCGAGGTCGGCCATGATGGTTCAGCTGCCGTTGAGCCTAGGGAAGCGCGGCCTGCTACCACGCCCTTCTTTGGCTGGCCCCCGCGCGAACGCTGGCTGAGGAGTGTGCGAGCTGGCGGTTCCTCAGCCAGCGTTCGTGAACCCCTGACGAGTCAGGAGGCTGATGCCGAGGCCGTCGACGCTCGCAGCGGCGCGACACGTCCCCACGGCCGTGGCGCCCGCGGGGGTCGCTCTGACCGCGTGAAAGTGCGCTCTGGTCGCGACGCGCTGCAGGTGGGGGAGGGCTCGGCGGACCTGCGCCTCGTCGAGCAGCTCGTCGACGCCGAACAGACGGCTGCACTTGCGCACATGATGCGCCTGTGCGTCGAGCGCGGCTGGCTGGATGACCTGCCGATTCGCGAGCTTGCAGAGCGTCTCTCCGACGAGGTGGCCGACGGCGGGCTAGTGGCTCTGTGCCCGCACGAGCCGGCGTGCGGCCTGGCCATGCCACGCTTCCAAGAGGTGTGCGCCTGCCTCAGTCGCTGGCGCGTGCGCTCCTGA
- a CDS encoding FAD-dependent oxidoreductase, with product MSDMTRRYFLRSAALGVSGVAFSAAAATALAEEGAKAAANAAAEAPAPSAEPTAAANASGSGDVVREHVLPQPSFMTAPELVADADISETIDCDVVVVGAGPAGVAAALAAAQEGAKVCLLEKGSTATFNGGDVGAFESQFTDRFEYSHDAEGIMHELMHNAQTKVNQDLYTTWLRHSGATFDWACDCFEDLYILEATATPTPNGAYAWIQPERYPLPAPHEPRDAYYGTWQTTYRLGGAQSFTYCGEAMVKAAEATGNCTTYYQTAGYQLVRGDDQKSGRVSALIAKTYEGAYLKFNAAKGVILCTGDYTGDNEMFEYYMPWYYYLPVMYSATDPDGNAANTGDGDKMALWVGARMEGGPHAGMAHTMGGPLGCAPMLMLNLQGKRFMNEDIPGQEIQDQMAVNNEDHVWQFFDAKWNEEVGLMGAGHGQVIYELQDSDNQRLSSNDGFGSQAQIDQAIEAGTTVTADTLEDLIAATDIEDKEAALASIQRYNELASAGEDTDYYKAANCLYALENPPFYACKFNNAGPLLVSSSGIMTDVYGRVIDDNNQVIEGLYAAGNNQGGRFAGGYPTTVPGISRSFALVYGRIEGMIAAHDGDVSLLDNSKVETYEMKNPVTDWTAEDAANQPPAEEPAGMPGAPGEGGAAAADVSAIADGTYEGSAKGIGGDVPVSVTVSGGKITEVVVGENSETAGIGTKAIEQLPAAIVEANGVDGVSTVSGATVTSKAILEAVTAALASA from the coding sequence GCCGAGCCCACGGCCGCTGCGAACGCGTCCGGCTCGGGCGACGTCGTGCGCGAGCACGTCCTGCCCCAGCCGAGCTTCATGACCGCTCCCGAGCTCGTCGCCGACGCCGACATCTCCGAGACGATCGACTGCGACGTTGTCGTCGTAGGCGCCGGCCCCGCCGGTGTTGCCGCGGCCCTGGCCGCCGCCCAGGAGGGTGCGAAGGTCTGCCTGCTCGAGAAGGGCAGCACAGCTACGTTCAACGGCGGTGACGTGGGCGCGTTCGAGAGCCAGTTCACCGACCGCTTCGAGTACAGCCACGACGCCGAGGGCATCATGCACGAGCTGATGCACAACGCGCAGACGAAGGTCAACCAGGACCTCTACACGACGTGGCTGCGCCACTCCGGTGCCACGTTCGACTGGGCGTGCGACTGCTTCGAAGATCTCTACATCCTGGAGGCCACAGCCACGCCGACGCCCAACGGCGCCTACGCCTGGATCCAGCCCGAGCGCTACCCGCTGCCCGCCCCCCACGAGCCCCGCGACGCCTACTACGGCACGTGGCAGACGACGTATCGCCTCGGCGGCGCGCAGAGCTTCACGTACTGTGGCGAGGCCATGGTCAAGGCCGCAGAAGCGACGGGCAACTGCACGACGTACTACCAGACGGCCGGCTATCAGCTCGTGCGCGGTGACGATCAGAAGTCCGGCCGTGTGAGCGCGCTCATCGCCAAGACGTACGAGGGCGCCTACCTCAAGTTCAACGCCGCCAAGGGCGTCATCCTGTGCACGGGCGACTACACGGGCGACAACGAGATGTTCGAGTACTACATGCCGTGGTACTACTACCTGCCCGTCATGTACTCGGCGACTGATCCCGACGGAAACGCGGCCAACACGGGCGACGGCGACAAGATGGCGCTGTGGGTCGGCGCACGCATGGAGGGCGGCCCGCACGCCGGCATGGCGCACACGATGGGCGGCCCGCTGGGCTGCGCGCCGATGCTGATGCTCAACCTGCAGGGCAAGCGTTTCATGAACGAGGACATCCCTGGCCAGGAGATCCAGGACCAGATGGCCGTCAACAACGAGGACCACGTGTGGCAGTTCTTCGACGCCAAGTGGAACGAGGAGGTCGGCCTCATGGGTGCCGGCCACGGACAGGTCATCTACGAGCTGCAGGACAGCGACAACCAGCGCCTGTCGTCCAACGACGGCTTCGGCTCGCAGGCCCAAATCGACCAGGCCATTGAGGCAGGCACGACCGTGACGGCCGACACGCTCGAGGACCTCATCGCCGCGACGGACATCGAGGACAAGGAGGCGGCGCTCGCCTCCATCCAGCGCTACAACGAGCTCGCCTCCGCCGGCGAGGACACGGACTACTACAAGGCCGCCAACTGCCTGTACGCGCTGGAGAACCCGCCGTTCTACGCGTGCAAGTTCAACAACGCCGGCCCGCTGCTCGTGTCGTCGTCCGGCATCATGACCGACGTGTACGGCCGCGTCATCGATGACAACAACCAGGTCATCGAGGGCCTGTACGCCGCCGGCAACAACCAGGGCGGTCGCTTCGCCGGCGGCTATCCCACGACGGTCCCGGGTATCTCCCGCTCGTTCGCCCTGGTGTACGGCCGCATCGAGGGCATGATCGCCGCCCACGACGGAGACGTCTCGCTGCTCGACAACTCCAAGGTCGAGACGTACGAGATGAAGAACCCCGTCACGGACTGGACGGCCGAGGACGCCGCCAACCAGCCACCCGCCGAGGAGCCCGCGGGCATGCCCGGCGCCCCCGGTGAGGGCGGTGCCGCAGCCGCCGACGTGAGCGCCATCGCCGATGGCACGTATGAGGGCAGCGCCAAGGGCATCGGCGGCGACGTGCCCGTGAGCGTCACCGTATCCGGCGGCAAGATCACCGAGGTCGTCGTCGGCGAGAACTCCGAGACGGCTGGCATCGGCACGAAGGCCATCGAGCAGCTGCCCGCGGCCATCGTCGAAGCCAACGGCGTCGATGGCGTGAGCACGGTCTCCGGTGCAACCGTCACGTCGAAGGCCATCCTCGAAGCCGTGACAGCGGCACTCGCCTCCGCATAA
- a CDS encoding amidohydrolase, whose product MLFSHIGILDEHFDYQPDMFVGTQGASIAYVGAEEPSPGLAAAFGERYDGRGKLLMPAFVNAHAHAPMVLLRGYAENLRLQQWLNDAVFPFEDHLTDDDVHAGTLVAIAEMARFGCVSCSDMYFCDDARCEAVRASGAKCNVSRGVTAFGEEDFSQTNDAKAYETLWNWNGAAGGRIKVDMCLHAEYTNNEHTYRQVADAAREHGAIVHVHVSETRAEHEECQQRHHGLTPTGLLLETGVLDSPVLAAHCVWCTPDDLDILAAHGTSIACNPASNMKLASGFAPVGAMLERGINVAIGTDGVASNNAHDMLRDTYLFATIYKGAALDPTLVTPPQALFAATRAGALAQGREDCGLVREGMRADLTVLDVDTPWMCPATDMAANVVYSASGSDVVLTMCDGRVLYRDGAWPTIDVEAAMAKTRAATQRIRTALGR is encoded by the coding sequence ATGCTGTTCTCCCACATCGGTATCCTCGACGAGCACTTCGACTACCAGCCCGACATGTTCGTCGGCACGCAAGGCGCCTCCATCGCCTACGTCGGCGCCGAGGAACCCTCTCCCGGGCTCGCTGCAGCATTTGGCGAGCGCTACGACGGCCGCGGCAAGCTGCTCATGCCGGCGTTCGTGAACGCCCACGCCCACGCGCCGATGGTCCTGCTGCGCGGCTATGCCGAGAACCTGCGCCTGCAGCAGTGGCTCAACGACGCCGTGTTCCCGTTCGAAGACCACCTCACCGACGACGACGTGCACGCAGGCACGCTCGTGGCCATCGCGGAGATGGCGCGCTTCGGCTGCGTCAGCTGCTCGGACATGTACTTCTGCGACGACGCCCGCTGCGAGGCCGTGCGCGCGTCCGGCGCCAAGTGCAACGTCTCGCGCGGCGTGACCGCGTTCGGCGAGGAGGACTTCTCCCAGACGAACGACGCCAAGGCCTACGAGACGCTGTGGAACTGGAACGGTGCGGCCGGCGGGCGCATCAAGGTTGACATGTGTCTGCACGCCGAGTACACGAACAACGAGCACACGTATCGTCAGGTCGCCGACGCCGCCCGCGAGCACGGTGCCATCGTGCACGTCCATGTCTCCGAGACGCGCGCCGAACACGAGGAATGCCAGCAGCGCCACCACGGCCTGACGCCGACGGGCCTGCTGCTCGAGACCGGCGTGCTCGACAGCCCCGTGCTCGCGGCCCACTGCGTGTGGTGCACGCCGGACGACCTAGACATCCTGGCCGCTCACGGCACAAGCATCGCGTGCAACCCCGCGAGCAACATGAAGCTCGCCAGTGGCTTCGCCCCCGTGGGAGCCATGCTGGAGCGCGGCATAAACGTCGCCATCGGCACGGATGGCGTCGCGAGCAACAACGCCCACGACATGCTGCGCGACACATACCTGTTCGCGACGATCTACAAGGGGGCCGCGCTCGACCCCACGCTCGTGACGCCGCCCCAGGCGCTGTTCGCCGCGACGCGCGCCGGGGCGCTGGCCCAGGGCCGCGAGGACTGTGGCCTCGTGCGCGAGGGCATGCGCGCCGACCTCACGGTGCTCGACGTCGACACGCCGTGGATGTGTCCGGCAACGGACATGGCAGCCAACGTCGTGTATTCGGCGAGCGGATCGGACGTCGTGCTGACGATGTGCGACGGACGCGTGCTCTACCGCGACGGAGCCTGGCCGACCATCGACGTCGAGGCCGCCATGGCAAAGACGAGGGCCGCCACACAGCGCATCCGCACCGCCCTGGGACGGTAG